One genomic window of Aggregatilinea lenta includes the following:
- a CDS encoding SDR family NAD(P)-dependent oxidoreductase — protein MKRSDRLIWTGLAAGGLYWLLRYFGPRHSPLVLDGEVVMVTGASSGIGRAMAFAFARRGARLVLVARTVEQLEAVRREVEPYTTAVLVIPTDLTDPQQMEHAVELAIATFGRIDILVNNAGLSVAGYLQDQDPDAVRRLIDVDLWAPVRLTQLVLPSMLEARHGTIVNVGSAGFSRVPAPLFTSFVAAKAGLASFTDALRREMDGTGVHALLVLPGWTHTDLLTPEVEDYLERQGYRIEHPDEVAERTLLGLLRGEQEIVMGGAMEKLAVLVERYAPGLMRLYWRLRLTPEWIAALSQVGSRDETSA, from the coding sequence ATGAAACGCAGCGATCGCTTGATCTGGACCGGCCTCGCCGCCGGAGGGCTGTACTGGCTGCTGCGCTACTTCGGCCCGCGTCACTCGCCGCTGGTGCTGGATGGCGAGGTGGTGATGGTCACCGGGGCGTCGTCGGGCATCGGGCGCGCGATGGCGTTCGCGTTTGCGCGCCGGGGCGCACGGCTGGTGCTCGTCGCGCGCACGGTGGAACAACTTGAAGCGGTGCGCCGCGAAGTCGAGCCCTATACGACTGCTGTGCTGGTGATTCCCACTGATCTGACCGATCCGCAGCAGATGGAGCACGCCGTCGAACTGGCGATCGCCACGTTTGGCCGCATCGACATCCTGGTCAACAACGCCGGGCTGTCGGTGGCGGGATATTTGCAGGATCAGGACCCTGACGCCGTGCGCCGCCTGATCGACGTGGACCTGTGGGCGCCGGTGCGGCTGACGCAGCTCGTGCTGCCGTCAATGCTGGAGGCGCGCCACGGCACGATTGTCAATGTGGGGTCCGCCGGGTTCAGCCGCGTGCCAGCGCCGCTGTTCACCTCGTTCGTGGCGGCCAAGGCCGGGCTGGCGTCCTTCACGGATGCGCTGCGACGCGAAATGGACGGCACGGGCGTGCACGCGCTGTTGGTGCTGCCGGGCTGGACGCACACCGATCTGCTGACGCCCGAAGTTGAGGATTACCTGGAGCGCCAGGGCTACCGCATCGAGCACCCGGACGAAGTCGCCGAGCGCACGCTCCTGGGGCTGCTGCGTGGCGAGCAGGAGATCGTGATGGGCGGGGCGATGGAGAAGCTCGCGGTGCTGGTTGAGCGCTACGCGCCGGGCTTGATGCGCCTCTACTGGCGGCTGCGCCTCACGCCGGAGTGGATCGCTGCGCTGAGCCAGGTGGGCAGCCGCGACGAGACGTCCGCTTAA
- a CDS encoding anti-sigma factor family protein, protein MPTSRSNITDQDLDLLSAYRDGELPARNRADVERRLTDEPALRDALDQIEQTHALLHDLPRLRAPRDFTLDPAVYGRRSPAWWQRLIAPRALQFGGALGAAAAVILIVVGVFTNTAQETPLSTESQNQVAFQPTSTTEIAANIAAPTDADKSPSPQPVPATATIMGSPTAAPQIEAFSAAGAQDEASVPSEESLSASEGMPAQPEVGAAAPMPSDLTIQATPLPASEAPSGAVSSAALEADSAADNGTVFREGENAEEPAPAEALPQTTLTESAADAITLAEPVAQATELATELPAEAAKQPTPAPDSSTTPNWPVVGAGAGLLILSGIAIILGRKNSRHA, encoded by the coding sequence ATGCCGACTTCTCGCAGTAACATCACCGACCAGGATCTCGATCTGCTCTCCGCCTACCGCGACGGCGAGCTGCCTGCGCGCAACCGTGCTGACGTCGAGCGGCGTCTGACGGACGAACCGGCGCTGCGTGACGCGCTGGACCAGATCGAACAGACGCACGCCCTGCTGCACGATCTGCCGCGCCTGCGCGCACCGCGCGACTTCACGCTCGATCCGGCAGTCTATGGGCGGCGCAGCCCGGCATGGTGGCAGCGTCTCATCGCGCCGCGCGCGCTCCAGTTCGGAGGCGCGTTGGGCGCGGCTGCCGCCGTGATCCTGATCGTCGTCGGCGTGTTTACCAACACGGCGCAGGAAACACCGCTGTCAACGGAGTCGCAGAATCAGGTGGCCTTCCAGCCTACCAGCACGACGGAAATCGCCGCCAATATCGCCGCACCAACCGATGCCGACAAGTCGCCGTCGCCGCAGCCTGTGCCCGCCACAGCGACGATCATGGGATCGCCCACCGCCGCGCCGCAGATTGAAGCCTTCTCCGCAGCCGGCGCGCAGGACGAAGCAAGCGTACCGTCCGAGGAATCGCTCTCAGCCTCCGAAGGCATGCCTGCCCAGCCGGAAGTCGGCGCAGCAGCCCCGATGCCCTCCGATCTCACCATCCAGGCGACGCCCCTGCCCGCGTCCGAAGCCCCCAGCGGGGCGGTGAGCAGCGCCGCACTGGAAGCCGACTCTGCAGCGGACAACGGGACGGTCTTCCGCGAGGGTGAGAACGCCGAAGAGCCTGCACCCGCCGAAGCGCTGCCCCAAACGACACTCACGGAAAGCGCCGCGGATGCCATCACACTGGCGGAACCCGTTGCGCAGGCCACCGAACTGGCAACTGAGCTTCCGGCGGAAGCCGCGAAGCAGCCCACCCCCGCACCGGACTCCAGCACTACCCCCAACTGGCCGGTCGTCGGCGCGGGCGCGGGGCTGCTCATCCTCTCCGGCATCGCGATTATTCTGGGCCGCAAAAATAGCAGGCACGCATGA
- a CDS encoding ABC transporter substrate-binding protein, whose amino-acid sequence MMALKPTCTLSLLAILAASLLLGVTPVGAISPAQSDTPVTLYAAAPTSITLDPLRISRFDDASRDLVENLFVGLTRFDPATRQIEPMIAESWEASDDGLTWTFHLRDDVQWVRYDPGTDSVTAVRPVQAGDFVYAVQRACNPLRPSPITANMMIVEGCQTVANAFPEVITDLFIAREIGARATGPYTLEIDIAVPTSYFPTLVSTSEFRPVPREAVSEEGDWTAAERVITSGPYVLNSRSASAMTLVRNPLWPDEFSGNVDQIDVTLTDAIASAAQYDMARLTPAEADALRSGSSDVLVSVPGGQITALGFATDRAVVDSAGARRALSLAIDRQALVDQVFPHEAIPATQFTPAGVVASPAFDGLTYDPAAARAALSAAGYPDCTGLPEPVIVLVPDEDPVWTELGQFLVDQWTVNLGCDAGLFEIMPLARTLMIELSHGTYDSETVTRSHSWITQWSADYPDANAWINDALHCRYGWIHTGRTCDQGDAALDRAVTEADPDARTADYAAAEEAMFGANGTFPVIPLFMSTATWIQQPWLADVNMVGAARFDLWTIDTDAQPAR is encoded by the coding sequence ATGATGGCTTTGAAACCTACCTGCACCCTTAGTCTTCTGGCGATCCTTGCCGCAAGCCTGCTCCTGGGCGTCACGCCGGTTGGCGCAATTTCCCCGGCGCAGAGCGACACGCCGGTCACGCTTTACGCCGCAGCGCCCACCAGCATCACGCTCGATCCCCTGCGGATTTCGCGTTTCGACGACGCTTCGCGCGATCTGGTCGAGAATCTATTCGTCGGGCTGACGCGCTTCGACCCGGCGACCCGGCAAATCGAGCCGATGATCGCTGAGTCGTGGGAAGCCAGCGACGACGGGCTGACGTGGACCTTCCACCTGCGCGACGACGTGCAGTGGGTGCGCTACGATCCCGGTACGGACAGCGTTACCGCCGTGCGCCCGGTCCAGGCAGGCGACTTCGTGTATGCCGTCCAGCGTGCCTGCAATCCGCTCCGCCCCTCCCCCATCACAGCCAACATGATGATCGTCGAGGGCTGCCAGACGGTCGCGAATGCTTTCCCGGAAGTCATCACCGACCTGTTCATCGCGCGTGAGATTGGCGCGCGGGCTACCGGGCCGTACACGCTGGAAATCGACATCGCCGTGCCCACGTCGTACTTCCCGACGCTGGTCAGCACGTCGGAGTTCCGTCCCGTCCCGCGCGAAGCCGTCTCTGAAGAGGGCGATTGGACCGCCGCCGAGCGCGTCATCACCAGCGGCCCCTACGTCCTCAACAGCCGCAGCGCGTCGGCCATGACTCTGGTCCGCAACCCGCTCTGGCCGGATGAGTTCTCAGGCAACGTCGATCAGATAGACGTGACTCTCACGGACGCGATCGCCAGCGCCGCGCAGTACGATATGGCCCGCCTCACGCCCGCCGAGGCGGATGCGTTGCGCAGCGGATCGTCGGACGTGCTCGTTTCCGTGCCGGGCGGCCAGATCACCGCGCTCGGTTTCGCCACCGATCGCGCCGTGGTCGATAGTGCCGGCGCGCGCCGCGCCCTGTCGCTCGCCATCGACCGGCAGGCGCTCGTCGATCAGGTGTTCCCGCATGAAGCGATCCCCGCCACGCAGTTCACCCCGGCGGGCGTCGTCGCCTCACCCGCGTTCGACGGCCTGACATACGATCCGGCAGCCGCGCGCGCCGCGCTGTCGGCAGCGGGCTATCCCGACTGCACCGGCCTGCCGGAGCCGGTCATCGTGCTCGTGCCGGATGAAGATCCGGTCTGGACCGAACTGGGCCAGTTCCTGGTGGACCAGTGGACGGTCAACCTCGGCTGCGATGCGGGCCTGTTTGAGATCATGCCGCTGGCGCGCACGCTGATGATCGAGCTGAGTCATGGCACGTACGATTCTGAGACGGTGACGCGCTCGCACAGCTGGATCACGCAGTGGAGCGCGGACTATCCGGACGCGAACGCCTGGATCAACGACGCGCTGCACTGCCGTTATGGTTGGATTCACACCGGGCGCACTTGCGACCAGGGCGATGCTGCACTTGACCGCGCCGTGACGGAAGCAGACCCGGACGCGCGCACTGCCGACTATGCCGCTGCCGAAGAAGCCATGTTTGGGGCAAACGGGACCTTCCCCGTCATCCCGTTGTTCATGTCCACGGCCACCTGGATCCAGCAGCCGTGGCTCGCGGACGTCAACATGGTTGGCGCCGCGCGCTTCGACCTGTGGACCATCGACACGGACGCACAGCCCGCGCGCTAA
- a CDS encoding FHA domain-containing protein, which yields MAEDRTNQPENTPPKRETSILDDLVQRSLASAEPGTSGRPKTARLAQPWRLMLQIGGETQTTVGIEIKEQVTLGRSDPVANFYPELDLTPYGGQDRGVSRRHATIVQDNEHKALYVEDLNSTNGTRINGFALEPNRRYRLRDGDELELGRVRMVLRFVRSPYK from the coding sequence ATGGCGGAAGACCGAACCAACCAGCCAGAGAATACTCCCCCCAAGCGAGAAACGTCGATTCTCGACGATCTGGTTCAGCGCAGCCTGGCCTCTGCCGAGCCGGGGACCTCGGGCCGTCCCAAGACCGCCCGCCTCGCCCAACCGTGGCGCTTGATGCTGCAAATCGGCGGCGAGACGCAGACAACGGTGGGCATCGAGATCAAGGAACAGGTGACGCTGGGGCGCAGCGATCCCGTGGCGAACTTTTACCCGGAACTGGACCTGACGCCGTACGGCGGGCAGGATCGCGGCGTGTCGCGGCGGCATGCGACTATCGTGCAGGACAACGAGCACAAGGCGCTCTATGTCGAGGACCTGAACAGCACCAACGGCACGCGCATCAACGGTTTCGCGCTGGAGCCAAACCGGCGCTACCGTCTGCGCGACGGCGACGAGCTGGAGCTGGGACGGGTACGGATGGTGCTGCGCTTCGTGCGCTCGCCGTACAAATAG
- a CDS encoding complex I subunit 4 family protein: MDDISLVTVVFMLPVVGVAALLFLRTLSDQAIRWTALTFSLVTFALSLLVLREFDSGVAGLQMTNRWDWITSDTFSISFYVGVDGISIWLLLLTTFIMPIAILSSFNAIKERVRLYYSFMLMIEWAMMGVFIAQDLFLFYVFWEVSLIPMYFLIGIWGSENRIYAAIKFFLYTMAGSLIMLLAILWLGNKAGTFAVPDIVDQIRNGSLVLDTNTARWLFLAFAVAFAVKVPMWPLHSWLPDAHVQAPTAGSVILAGVMLKMGTYGFVRFNLPLFPEASRHFAPYIATLAVIGIIYGAWVSYGQDNIKKLVAYSSISHLGFVMLGIFALNSAGIEGGILQMVNHGISTGGLFLLVGVLYERRHTRMLDAFGGIWKVMPLYSGIALVIVLSSMGLPGLNGFVGEFTILLGSAGSDVLSMVFTALAALGVILAAVYMLYMFNTVFMGAVTKDENKTLPDLNWQELWSLVPILIMVFVIGLQAGLFFHLMDTSVAHLVEQIGATATAVAGR, encoded by the coding sequence ATGGATGACATCTCTTTGGTCACTGTGGTTTTTATGCTCCCCGTCGTTGGGGTAGCAGCGCTGCTATTTCTTCGCACGCTGAGTGATCAGGCCATTCGTTGGACCGCGCTGACTTTCTCACTGGTCACGTTTGCCCTGTCCCTGCTGGTGCTGCGTGAATTTGACAGCGGCGTGGCAGGACTGCAAATGACGAATCGCTGGGACTGGATCACGAGCGACACGTTCTCGATCAGTTTCTACGTGGGTGTGGACGGCATCAGCATCTGGCTGCTGCTGCTGACGACGTTCATCATGCCCATTGCGATTCTGTCGTCGTTCAACGCGATCAAAGAGCGCGTGCGGCTGTACTACAGCTTCATGCTCATGATCGAGTGGGCCATGATGGGCGTGTTCATCGCGCAGGACCTCTTCCTGTTCTACGTGTTCTGGGAAGTGTCGCTGATCCCGATGTATTTCCTCATCGGCATCTGGGGCAGTGAGAACCGCATCTACGCGGCGATCAAGTTCTTCCTGTACACGATGGCAGGCAGTCTGATCATGCTGCTGGCGATCCTGTGGCTGGGTAACAAGGCGGGCACGTTTGCCGTGCCGGACATCGTGGATCAGATACGGAATGGCTCACTGGTGCTCGACACCAACACCGCGCGCTGGCTGTTCCTGGCGTTTGCCGTCGCGTTTGCGGTGAAAGTCCCCATGTGGCCGCTGCACTCGTGGCTGCCGGATGCGCACGTGCAGGCACCGACGGCCGGGTCGGTCATCCTGGCGGGCGTCATGCTGAAGATGGGCACCTACGGCTTCGTGCGCTTCAACCTGCCGCTGTTCCCGGAGGCAAGCCGCCACTTCGCGCCCTACATCGCGACGTTGGCCGTCATCGGCATCATCTACGGGGCGTGGGTGAGCTACGGGCAGGATAACATCAAGAAACTGGTCGCCTATTCGTCGATAAGCCACCTCGGCTTCGTGATGCTCGGTATCTTCGCGCTGAACTCGGCGGGCATCGAGGGCGGCATCCTGCAGATGGTGAACCACGGCATCAGCACGGGCGGCCTGTTCTTGCTGGTCGGCGTACTGTACGAGCGCCGTCATACGCGTATGCTCGACGCCTTCGGCGGGATCTGGAAGGTCATGCCGCTCTACAGCGGCATCGCCCTGGTGATCGTGCTGTCGAGCATGGGCCTACCGGGGTTGAACGGCTTCGTGGGCGAGTTCACGATCCTGCTGGGATCGGCTGGCTCTGACGTGCTGAGCATGGTCTTCACAGCGCTGGCGGCGCTGGGCGTCATCCTCGCGGCGGTGTACATGCTGTACATGTTCAACACCGTCTTCATGGGCGCGGTCACGAAAGACGAAAACAAGACTCTGCCCGATCTGAACTGGCAGGAACTGTGGTCGCTGGTCCCCATCCTGATCATGGTCTTCGTGATCGGGCTGCAGGCGGGCCTGTTCTTCCACCTGATGGATACGTCCGTGGCGCATCTGGTCGAGCAGATCGGCGCCACGGCTACGGCAGTCGCAGGTCGATAG
- a CDS encoding NADH-quinone oxidoreductase subunit N, whose translation MFQVPDIGDLNVWATLPVLTLVIGACLLLVADLFIPQERKSITAGLAAVGIGLSLVLSLLSLTDVIDYSGSGPVMQGMFIADHFTDMVNVIALVTALLGVMVAYDYLQRTGIQRGEYYVLLLFVTSGVMFMGAAGDLTVIFIALELLSIPLYILSGFRRDQAQSEESAMKYFLLGAFASSFLVYGIALVYGATGTTSLQGIWQAVDQIVADSDNTRYLLLAGVGLVLVGLGFKVAAVPFHMWTPDVYQGAPTSVVAFMSVAAKVGGFAGLLRVLVGGVPNFMLEAGDAAAWQSTVWLLAILTMLLGNIVAIAQSDLKRLLAYSSIAHAGYILIAVAAAGLPGEGPEAVQAILIYLLAYTFTNVGAFAVVIAVEHNDATNTGLDAIRGLSRSRPALAAAMALFMFSLTGIPLTAGFMGKWFVFRSAISADLMGVALVGVLTSAVSAYYYLRIVWAMYFEEGESNASTPWPLAWAIGISAAGTLLIGVIPYLATEMAKGITLAFGG comes from the coding sequence ATGTTTCAAGTTCCTGACATAGGGGATCTCAACGTTTGGGCGACGCTGCCGGTGCTCACACTGGTGATCGGAGCGTGTCTCCTGCTGGTCGCGGACCTGTTCATCCCGCAGGAACGCAAGTCGATCACGGCAGGACTGGCCGCGGTGGGCATCGGCCTGTCGCTGGTGCTTTCGCTGCTGTCGCTGACGGATGTGATCGACTACAGCGGCAGCGGTCCAGTGATGCAAGGCATGTTCATCGCGGATCACTTCACGGACATGGTGAACGTGATCGCGCTGGTCACGGCGCTGCTCGGCGTCATGGTGGCGTACGACTACTTGCAACGCACGGGGATCCAGCGCGGTGAATATTACGTCCTGCTGCTGTTCGTGACCAGCGGCGTGATGTTCATGGGCGCAGCGGGCGACCTGACGGTTATCTTTATCGCATTGGAACTGCTGTCGATCCCGCTGTATATCCTGAGCGGGTTCCGCCGCGACCAGGCGCAGTCCGAAGAAAGCGCCATGAAGTACTTTCTGCTGGGCGCGTTTGCATCGAGTTTTCTGGTGTACGGCATCGCGCTGGTGTATGGCGCAACGGGCACCACCAGCCTGCAAGGTATCTGGCAGGCGGTCGATCAGATCGTGGCCGACAGCGACAACACGCGCTATCTGCTGCTGGCCGGGGTCGGGCTGGTGCTGGTCGGACTGGGATTCAAAGTGGCGGCGGTGCCGTTCCACATGTGGACCCCGGACGTGTATCAGGGCGCGCCGACTTCGGTTGTGGCATTTATGAGCGTGGCGGCGAAGGTCGGCGGGTTCGCCGGGCTGCTGCGTGTGTTGGTGGGCGGCGTGCCGAACTTCATGCTGGAGGCGGGCGACGCAGCCGCGTGGCAGAGCACCGTCTGGCTGCTCGCGATCCTGACCATGCTGTTGGGCAACATCGTCGCAATCGCGCAGAGCGACCTGAAGCGCCTGCTGGCTTATTCCAGCATCGCACATGCAGGTTACATCCTGATCGCCGTTGCAGCGGCGGGCCTGCCGGGCGAGGGGCCGGAAGCGGTGCAGGCGATCCTGATCTACCTGCTGGCGTATACCTTCACAAACGTGGGTGCGTTTGCCGTGGTGATCGCGGTGGAGCACAACGACGCGACGAACACCGGCCTCGACGCGATTCGCGGTTTGTCGCGCTCGCGCCCGGCGTTGGCAGCGGCGATGGCGCTGTTCATGTTCAGCCTGACGGGTATCCCGCTGACCGCCGGGTTCATGGGGAAGTGGTTCGTGTTCCGCTCGGCCATCTCCGCGGATCTGATGGGTGTGGCCCTGGTCGGCGTGCTGACCAGCGCCGTGTCGGCGTACTACTATCTGCGCATCGTGTGGGCGATGTACTTCGAGGAAGGCGAGAGCAACGCCTCGACGCCCTGGCCGCTGGCGTGGGCGATTGGCATTTCGGCAGCAGGCACGCTGCTGATCGGCGTGATCCCCTACCTCGCCACGGAGATGGCGAAAGGCATCACGCTGGCGTTTGGGGGCTAG
- a CDS encoding class I SAM-dependent methyltransferase yields MSEQKSTTNAVKEVPVHEYGQHYFESYNYADRPLGRFSMYWFARRYYAALVRRYAPPGGGKLLEMGCGLGHLLGLLEDDLACVGIDIAEYSIEQLHVNAPKAQGYVMDADDLSRFGDGEFSVVVALHLVEHLADPAGTIAQVNRILRQDGLFLFATPNPGYSLRRFKDPQTDAIGKDPTHINVQPPDQWRAWCAENNFQMLQHFGDGLWDVPYFPVIPKMAQFAVLGIPSLAQVVTRTTMIPLSMGVNQVGIARKVAETRRSSA; encoded by the coding sequence GTGAGCGAGCAAAAGTCCACAACGAACGCGGTCAAGGAAGTGCCGGTCCACGAGTATGGGCAGCACTATTTCGAAAGCTACAACTACGCCGATCGCCCGCTGGGGCGGTTCAGCATGTACTGGTTTGCGCGGCGCTATTATGCGGCGCTGGTGAGGCGCTACGCGCCGCCCGGCGGCGGTAAGCTGCTCGAAATGGGCTGTGGGCTGGGACATCTGCTCGGCCTGCTGGAAGACGACTTGGCCTGTGTGGGCATCGACATCGCGGAGTACAGCATCGAGCAGCTCCACGTGAACGCGCCTAAGGCTCAGGGCTACGTGATGGACGCAGATGACCTGTCGCGCTTCGGCGATGGCGAGTTCAGCGTCGTGGTGGCGTTGCACCTCGTCGAGCATCTGGCTGACCCGGCAGGCACCATCGCGCAGGTCAACCGGATTCTGCGCCAGGACGGCCTGTTCCTATTTGCGACGCCGAACCCTGGCTACAGTCTGCGCCGCTTCAAGGACCCGCAGACGGACGCCATTGGCAAGGACCCGACGCATATCAACGTGCAGCCACCGGACCAGTGGCGCGCGTGGTGCGCGGAGAATAACTTCCAGATGCTACAGCACTTCGGCGACGGGTTGTGGGACGTGCCGTACTTCCCGGTCATCCCGAAGATGGCGCAGTTCGCGGTGCTGGGTATTCCGTCGCTGGCGCAGGTCGTCACGCGGACGACGATGATCCCGCTGTCGATGGGCGTCAATCAGGTCGGCATTGCGCGTAAGGTGGCGGAGACACGAAGGAGCAGCGCATGA
- a CDS encoding NUDIX domain-containing protein, with translation MRYPINFCQVCGGPMSDRLAYGKTRRVCSTCGFIYFEDPKVAVAVFIEHEDRILLVRRANNPERGKWALPAGYMDAGEDPREAAAREVREETGLEVEILTLAQVMGPNEFGTSLILIYTARATGGDACPQDDVDALCWLGRADNPPDLAFDSTRVMIAAWKNGA, from the coding sequence ATGAGATATCCCATCAACTTCTGCCAGGTGTGTGGCGGTCCAATGAGCGACCGGCTCGCCTACGGCAAAACACGCCGCGTGTGTTCGACGTGCGGATTCATCTACTTCGAAGACCCGAAGGTCGCCGTCGCCGTGTTCATCGAGCACGAGGACCGCATTCTGCTCGTGCGCCGGGCCAACAACCCGGAACGCGGCAAATGGGCGCTGCCCGCTGGCTACATGGATGCAGGTGAAGACCCGCGCGAAGCTGCGGCGCGCGAAGTCCGGGAAGAAACGGGGCTGGAAGTGGAAATTCTGACCCTGGCGCAGGTGATGGGACCGAACGAATTCGGCACGTCGCTGATCCTGATCTACACGGCACGTGCGACGGGCGGCGATGCCTGCCCGCAGGACGACGTGGACGCGCTGTGCTGGCTTGGCCGCGCGGACAACCCGCCCGATCTGGCCTTCGACAGCACGCGCGTGATGATCGCCGCGTGGAAAAACGGCGCTTAA
- a CDS encoding sigma-70 family RNA polymerase sigma factor gives MDEQSLIQAALRGDVESFNTLVLAYQDMAYSVAYRVMGERDAAADAAQDAFISAFKKLDQFRGDQFKAWLMRIVTNACYDELRRRKRRPAASLDTLQDEAPQAELGLVDDAETPEQRLQRAELNQAIQDCLTGLPTDQRVVAVLADVEGYAYQEIADITNSSLGTVKSRLSRARTRLRDCLQGAQELLPAKYRLINEE, from the coding sequence ATGGACGAGCAAAGCCTCATTCAAGCGGCCCTGCGTGGCGACGTCGAGTCGTTCAATACGCTGGTGTTGGCCTATCAGGATATGGCCTACAGCGTTGCCTACCGTGTGATGGGCGAGCGGGACGCGGCGGCAGACGCGGCGCAGGACGCCTTCATCTCCGCCTTCAAAAAGCTCGACCAGTTCCGGGGCGACCAGTTCAAAGCGTGGCTGATGCGCATCGTGACCAACGCCTGCTATGACGAGCTGCGCCGCCGCAAGCGCCGCCCGGCGGCCAGTCTGGATACGCTCCAGGATGAAGCGCCGCAAGCCGAACTGGGCCTCGTGGACGACGCCGAAACGCCGGAACAGCGCCTTCAGCGCGCCGAGCTGAATCAGGCAATCCAGGACTGCCTGACCGGCCTGCCCACGGATCAGCGTGTCGTGGCCGTGCTGGCCGACGTCGAAGGCTACGCCTACCAGGAAATCGCGGACATCACCAACAGCAGCCTGGGCACGGTCAAGTCGCGCTTGAGTCGCGCCCGGACCCGCCTGCGCGACTGTTTGCAGGGCGCACAGGAACTTTTGCCGGCCAAATATCGTCTGATCAATGAAGAATAG